A part of Biomphalaria glabrata chromosome 3, xgBioGlab47.1, whole genome shotgun sequence genomic DNA contains:
- the LOC106056922 gene encoding mitochondrial chaperone BCS1-like isoform X1 gives MMLESVQVCFFPNSLEDWTSHSKMTLIEYLSSLGDNPYFGAGAGLFGMGVLAAVGRKGLQGATIVFRRNLMITMEVTSRDKSYQWLLQWITKYGTRSQHLSVETEFQESAAGQVKTRFHFVPSPGSHYFWYNKNLVIVERNRDNKVMEVFETVTLTAFGRNRELFMNILTEARNLALLSNEGQTMMYSAVGPEWRPLGYPRRKRPLNSVILDRGVSERIFDDIQGFINNSKWYIERGIPYRRGYLLYGPPGCGKSSYIMALAGAIDYSICVLNLSDKGMSDDRLTHLLTNAPEQSIILLEDIDAAFVSRDVTKENSIAYQGMGRLTLSGLLNALDGVASAEARILFMTTNYIERLDKALIRPGRVDLKEYVGHATDYQLQQMFRRFYPDEPESRAQEFSQMVMSLEQPVSAAQVQGFFMMYKKEPDCVVKNIKEIVNL, from the exons ATGATGTTGGAGTCTGTTCAG GTATGTTTCTTTCCAAATTCTCTGGAAGATTGGACATCACACAGTAAAATGACTCTTATAGAGTATCTCTCAAGTCTGGGAGACAATCCCTACTTTGGCGCTGGTGCAGGCCTCTTTGGAATGGGTGTGTTAGCGGCAGTTGGACGAAAAGGGCTTCAGGGAGCCACCATTGTATTTCGACGTAATCTTATGATCACGATGGAAGTAACAAGCAGGGATAAAAGTTACCAGTGGCTGCTTCAGTGGATAACTAAATATGGAACCCGATCACAACATTTAAGTGTGGAAACAGAATTTCAAGAATCTGCTGCTGGCCAAGTTAAAACCAGGTTCCACTTTGTTCCCAGCCCAGGTAGCCATTACTTTTGGTACAACAAGAACTTGGTCATTGTTGAAAGAAATAGGGATAATAAAGTGATGGAAGTCTTTGAGACAGTCACTCTCACAGCATTTGGTAGAAACAGAGAGTTATTCATGAACATTTTAACAGAGGCTAGAAATTTAGCACTACTCAGCAATGAAGGACAGACCATGATGTACAGTGCTGTAGGGCCAGAATGGAGACCATTAGGATATCCCAGAAGGAAGAGGCCTTTGAACTCTGTGATTTTGGACAGAGGAGTTTCTGAGAGAATATTTGATGATATTCAGGGTTTTATAAACAATTCCAAATGGTACATTGAAAGAGGCATCCCATATCGCAGAGGATATCTTTTATATGGTCCACCAGGATGTGGAAAAAGTAGCTACATCATGGCTTTAGCAG gtgCCATAGATTACAGCATTTGTGTGTTAAATTTAAGTGATAAAGGTATGTCAGATGACAGACTAACACATCTCTTGACAAATGCCCCTGAACAAAGTATAATCTTACTTGAGGATATTGATGCAGCCTTTGTCAGCCGAGATGTGACCAAAGAAA ATTCTATTGCTTATCAGGGAATGGGTAGACTTACTTTGTCAGGCCTTTTGAATGCTCTTGATGGTGTAGCATCTGCAGAAGCAAGGATTTTATTTATGACGACAAATTACATTGAAAG GCTTGACAAAGCTTTAATTAGACCTGGCCGTGTTGATTTGAAAGAATATGTGGGGCATGCCACTGACTACCAACTACAGCAGATGTTTAGAAGATTTTATCCAGATGAGCCAGAGTCTAGGGCTCAAGAGTTCTCTCAGATGGTGATGTCCCTTGAACAGCCTGTATCTGCAGCCCAAGTGCAAGGTTTCTTTATGATGTACAAAAAAGAACCAGATTGTGTTGTgaagaatattaaagaaattgTTAATTTATGA
- the LOC106056922 gene encoding mitochondrial chaperone BCS1-like isoform X2, protein MTLIEYLSSLGDNPYFGAGAGLFGMGVLAAVGRKGLQGATIVFRRNLMITMEVTSRDKSYQWLLQWITKYGTRSQHLSVETEFQESAAGQVKTRFHFVPSPGSHYFWYNKNLVIVERNRDNKVMEVFETVTLTAFGRNRELFMNILTEARNLALLSNEGQTMMYSAVGPEWRPLGYPRRKRPLNSVILDRGVSERIFDDIQGFINNSKWYIERGIPYRRGYLLYGPPGCGKSSYIMALAGAIDYSICVLNLSDKGMSDDRLTHLLTNAPEQSIILLEDIDAAFVSRDVTKENSIAYQGMGRLTLSGLLNALDGVASAEARILFMTTNYIERLDKALIRPGRVDLKEYVGHATDYQLQQMFRRFYPDEPESRAQEFSQMVMSLEQPVSAAQVQGFFMMYKKEPDCVVKNIKEIVNL, encoded by the exons ATGACTCTTATAGAGTATCTCTCAAGTCTGGGAGACAATCCCTACTTTGGCGCTGGTGCAGGCCTCTTTGGAATGGGTGTGTTAGCGGCAGTTGGACGAAAAGGGCTTCAGGGAGCCACCATTGTATTTCGACGTAATCTTATGATCACGATGGAAGTAACAAGCAGGGATAAAAGTTACCAGTGGCTGCTTCAGTGGATAACTAAATATGGAACCCGATCACAACATTTAAGTGTGGAAACAGAATTTCAAGAATCTGCTGCTGGCCAAGTTAAAACCAGGTTCCACTTTGTTCCCAGCCCAGGTAGCCATTACTTTTGGTACAACAAGAACTTGGTCATTGTTGAAAGAAATAGGGATAATAAAGTGATGGAAGTCTTTGAGACAGTCACTCTCACAGCATTTGGTAGAAACAGAGAGTTATTCATGAACATTTTAACAGAGGCTAGAAATTTAGCACTACTCAGCAATGAAGGACAGACCATGATGTACAGTGCTGTAGGGCCAGAATGGAGACCATTAGGATATCCCAGAAGGAAGAGGCCTTTGAACTCTGTGATTTTGGACAGAGGAGTTTCTGAGAGAATATTTGATGATATTCAGGGTTTTATAAACAATTCCAAATGGTACATTGAAAGAGGCATCCCATATCGCAGAGGATATCTTTTATATGGTCCACCAGGATGTGGAAAAAGTAGCTACATCATGGCTTTAGCAG gtgCCATAGATTACAGCATTTGTGTGTTAAATTTAAGTGATAAAGGTATGTCAGATGACAGACTAACACATCTCTTGACAAATGCCCCTGAACAAAGTATAATCTTACTTGAGGATATTGATGCAGCCTTTGTCAGCCGAGATGTGACCAAAGAAA ATTCTATTGCTTATCAGGGAATGGGTAGACTTACTTTGTCAGGCCTTTTGAATGCTCTTGATGGTGTAGCATCTGCAGAAGCAAGGATTTTATTTATGACGACAAATTACATTGAAAG GCTTGACAAAGCTTTAATTAGACCTGGCCGTGTTGATTTGAAAGAATATGTGGGGCATGCCACTGACTACCAACTACAGCAGATGTTTAGAAGATTTTATCCAGATGAGCCAGAGTCTAGGGCTCAAGAGTTCTCTCAGATGGTGATGTCCCTTGAACAGCCTGTATCTGCAGCCCAAGTGCAAGGTTTCTTTATGATGTACAAAAAAGAACCAGATTGTGTTGTgaagaatattaaagaaattgTTAATTTATGA